A genomic region of Salinibacterium sp. NK8237 contains the following coding sequences:
- a CDS encoding DNA-3-methyladenine glycosylase: MTFALAADEPVRTRFAPGRPVDVRATLAPLKRGAGDPTMRVDDAGTWRTMLTPDGPATLRLVQHQSHVDCTAWGAGAEWAIASVPELLGEGDDWSDFDISALPFAAEAQRQNPGLRLPRTKLVFEALVMAILEQKVTGIEAKRGWRILVTKHGSPAPGPAPTGMRVVPTPQGWARIPSWEWHRAGVGPQRSATVMRATQVAASLERTADWGRGGPRIEAALRSVVGVGVWTAAETMQRSHADPDSPSVGDYHLAAVVGWALIGEPVDDERMLELLEPWRGHRQRVVRLITVSGFRKPAFGARMTIQDHRGH, encoded by the coding sequence ATGACTTTCGCGCTCGCCGCCGACGAGCCCGTGCGCACCCGGTTCGCGCCCGGGCGGCCCGTCGATGTGCGCGCAACCTTGGCGCCGCTGAAACGCGGTGCTGGTGACCCCACCATGCGAGTGGATGACGCGGGCACCTGGCGCACGATGCTCACGCCTGACGGTCCCGCAACTCTGCGTCTCGTGCAGCACCAATCGCATGTGGACTGTACCGCGTGGGGCGCCGGAGCAGAGTGGGCAATCGCCAGCGTTCCCGAGCTGCTGGGGGAGGGCGACGACTGGAGCGACTTCGATATTTCGGCGCTTCCGTTCGCCGCTGAAGCTCAGCGTCAGAACCCCGGCTTGCGGTTGCCGCGCACCAAGCTTGTGTTCGAGGCGCTAGTGATGGCCATTCTTGAGCAGAAAGTCACGGGCATCGAAGCGAAGCGGGGGTGGCGCATCCTCGTCACCAAGCATGGTTCGCCGGCGCCCGGGCCAGCCCCGACCGGGATGCGGGTGGTGCCGACACCTCAAGGGTGGGCACGAATTCCGTCGTGGGAGTGGCACCGCGCGGGAGTCGGGCCCCAGCGTTCGGCGACCGTGATGCGCGCGACTCAAGTGGCGGCATCCCTCGAGCGCACCGCCGACTGGGGGCGTGGCGGGCCGCGCATTGAGGCCGCGCTGCGATCAGTCGTGGGCGTTGGCGTGTGGACGGCCGCCGAAACCATGCAGCGCTCGCACGCCGACCCCGACAGCCCCAGCGTTGGCGATTACCACCTCGCCGCCGTTGTGGGCTGGGCGCTGATTGGTGAACCCGTCGACGATGAGCGGATGCTCGAACTGCTCGAGCCCTGGCGCGGCCATCGTCAGCGGGTTGTGCGACTCATCACGGTATCCGGGTTTCGCAAGCCAGCCTTTGGGGCGCGGATGACGATCCAGGATCATCGCGGGCACTAG
- a CDS encoding ARPP-1 family domain-containing protein, whose amino-acid sequence MNGHTNRHPNTQLPQLHVGHGSHHGSLSIFPVWVDSPKVTGLDWKATSIHTAEREGSPVVGELVLHNSTARPVVALEGDLLKGGWQDRMLAASLLLEPFEARVVAALCVEHGRWGSRTSETQGIHETSGRRSALSVRHGNVRGIDQQGEVWRRIGRYENTLGATASSSMLDHLDRSGSIDAHLLEGQRGVIIGIGGRVVGAEIFGSSTGLKTRWQGILEAAGLDARLAPHRRTSAHDARVFARHLQSVTLEDGGDAGMARAVRSQEGRLRTSGIVHANARTAAPSIIHLTAFDDAHPLLENA is encoded by the coding sequence ATGAACGGACACACGAACAGGCACCCCAACACACAATTGCCCCAGCTCCACGTGGGGCACGGCAGCCACCACGGCAGCCTCAGTATCTTCCCCGTCTGGGTCGACTCGCCCAAAGTCACCGGCCTCGACTGGAAGGCCACCAGCATCCACACCGCCGAACGCGAAGGCTCCCCCGTCGTGGGCGAGCTCGTGCTGCACAACAGCACCGCCCGCCCGGTCGTCGCCCTCGAAGGCGATCTCCTGAAAGGCGGTTGGCAAGATCGGATGCTCGCCGCCAGCCTCCTCCTCGAACCGTTCGAGGCGCGAGTCGTCGCAGCGCTTTGCGTCGAGCACGGACGGTGGGGCTCACGCACGTCGGAGACCCAAGGCATCCACGAGACCAGCGGACGCCGCAGCGCCCTCAGCGTGCGCCACGGAAACGTGCGCGGCATCGACCAGCAGGGCGAGGTGTGGCGGCGCATCGGCCGCTACGAGAACACCCTCGGCGCTACCGCCAGTTCGTCGATGCTCGACCACCTCGACCGCTCCGGCTCGATCGATGCCCACCTGCTCGAAGGGCAACGCGGCGTGATCATCGGCATCGGTGGCCGCGTGGTTGGCGCAGAAATCTTCGGCAGCAGCACCGGCCTGAAAACCCGGTGGCAGGGCATCCTCGAGGCAGCCGGCCTCGACGCCAGGCTCGCACCACACCGTCGCACCAGCGCCCACGATGCCCGAGTCTTCGCCCGCCACCTGCAGTCCGTGACCCTCGAAGACGGAGGCGACGCGGGGATGGCCCGAGCGGTACGTTCACAAGAGGGCCGACTGCGGACATCCGGAATCGTGCACGCAAACGCACGCACAGCAGCACCGAGCATCATCCACCTGACTGCGTTTGACGACGCGCACCCGCTATTGGAGAACGCATGA
- a CDS encoding ADP-ribosylglycohydrolase family protein, with protein sequence MKPTSAQNDRASGVMLAMACGDALGAGYEFGPPFEGKVLMKGGNGFNWAPGEWTDDTSMAIPILRAAASGRDLRDETVLNEIVAAWIDWATTAPDVGVQTSGVLRGIEPTASAAHASAKRTHEARGRSGGNGSLMRTAPVALAYLNDPAGLAEAARAISDLTHFDEDAGDACVLWCLAIRHAILTGETDVRVGLSTLAPDRAALWSDRIDDAETKQPRDFTKNGWVVEALQAAWSAIVNGEGLVDTLERAVRGGRDADTVAAIAGGLVGAQWGLSAIPAAWQRIVHGWPGLRSLDLVRFSTEVLRGKPADERVDYAGYGDISTLVQHPHDDGVWLGAVGALDNLPPEVDAVVSLCRIGSKQVPARIRERLEIRLIDKVDPAENPNLSFVLADAADAVATLRAEGHTVLLHCVQAQSRTPTVAALYAARHLDIPIERALSEVSAALPNARPNRAFKSALSDPHLSGSVSPR encoded by the coding sequence ATGAAACCCACCTCTGCACAAAACGACCGCGCCAGTGGCGTCATGCTCGCGATGGCCTGTGGCGATGCGCTCGGCGCCGGCTACGAATTCGGCCCGCCCTTCGAGGGCAAGGTGCTCATGAAGGGCGGCAACGGCTTCAACTGGGCTCCCGGCGAGTGGACGGATGACACGTCCATGGCCATCCCGATCCTGCGTGCTGCGGCGTCCGGTCGTGACCTGCGCGACGAAACGGTTCTCAACGAGATCGTCGCCGCGTGGATCGACTGGGCGACAACGGCGCCGGATGTCGGGGTGCAGACCAGCGGAGTGCTCCGCGGTATCGAGCCCACGGCATCCGCCGCTCACGCATCAGCCAAACGTACCCACGAAGCGCGCGGCCGCAGCGGCGGCAACGGTTCGCTCATGCGCACTGCGCCGGTCGCGCTCGCCTACCTCAACGACCCGGCCGGGCTGGCCGAAGCCGCTCGTGCGATCAGCGATCTCACCCACTTCGACGAGGATGCTGGCGACGCCTGCGTGCTCTGGTGCCTCGCCATCCGTCACGCGATCCTCACCGGCGAAACGGATGTTCGGGTCGGGCTCTCGACCCTTGCCCCCGACCGCGCTGCACTTTGGTCCGACCGCATCGACGATGCCGAGACCAAGCAGCCGCGCGACTTCACCAAGAACGGCTGGGTCGTCGAAGCGCTGCAGGCGGCTTGGTCGGCGATCGTGAACGGCGAGGGTCTCGTCGATACCCTCGAGCGGGCGGTGCGCGGCGGTCGCGACGCTGACACCGTCGCCGCGATTGCTGGCGGCCTCGTCGGCGCCCAGTGGGGACTCTCCGCGATCCCGGCCGCCTGGCAACGCATCGTGCACGGCTGGCCCGGGCTGCGCAGCCTCGACCTCGTGCGCTTCTCCACCGAAGTGCTGCGGGGCAAGCCGGCGGACGAACGCGTCGACTACGCCGGGTACGGCGACATCTCGACGCTCGTGCAGCATCCGCACGACGACGGCGTGTGGCTCGGCGCAGTCGGGGCTCTCGATAACCTTCCGCCCGAGGTGGATGCCGTGGTGTCCCTGTGCCGCATCGGCTCGAAGCAGGTGCCGGCCCGCATCCGCGAGCGCCTCGAGATCCGTCTGATCGACAAGGTCGACCCCGCCGAGAACCCCAACCTCAGCTTCGTACTGGCGGATGCTGCGGATGCCGTCGCCACTCTCCGCGCCGAAGGCCACACCGTGCTGCTCCACTGCGTGCAGGCGCAGAGCCGCACTCCTACCGTCGCTGCGCTCTATGCGGCACGGCACCTCGACATCCCGATCGAACGGGCCCTGTCAGAAGTCTCGGCAGCGCTACCGAATGCGCGCCCCAATCGCGCCTTCAAAAGCGCGCTTTCGGATCCCCACTTGAGCGGCAGCGTGAGTCCGCGCTAG
- a CDS encoding DEAD/DEAH box helicase family protein: MDSVMSRPGFQFDASQPYQLDAILSVVDLFDGQPKDVEKLVTTLRGAAMLPKSDQMALDIDLTQEVGAVGNKLVLDRDLLLANLQRVQDLNGLEVSGDLFGEALDFDVEMETGTGKTYVYLRTIFELAEKYNFTKFVILVPSVAIREGVLTSIRMMREHFNGLYPSHPFDASVYSGKSAEEVQPFATSTNVQIMIMTIDSIRGNANTRIIHQTRDKLNGLRPLDYLKATHPVVIMDEPQNMESQLSQSAIGDLDPAFTLRYSATHKTQRNVVYRLDPVDAHDLGLVKQIVVAEVQQQGSDATPYIKLIEVKREPTWTARLELSSRKADGSLERRVLNVKPHQELSDERLTNNSIYEGWRVNEISLEPAYVDLTAHGFLHEGESIGGSSGAIYKEMIRETVREHLRKESMLRDKGIKVLSLFFVDKVASFLGDGASNEDANGDFVKWFDEVFVEERAKSARYQELLPQSPSELRRAYFSQIKRGKTTRFQDSSGLSRADDDTYELIMQAKERLLDEAEPVRFIFSHSALREGWDNPNVFQICTLREMGAETERRQTIGRGLRLPVAKTTEGFTRVADQGIATLTVIANESYRAFAKSLQNEYKIAGVEIGRVRVSEFSKIPRHAQDGSVTDELFGYTRSKEVFDHLTQNGFLADGQVTSKFLPNTFQFSLDLPVYLEDYENQIIDLIRRTSIERYVKPKNNRHPRALNKQLYASTDFEEFWHAISRKTSYRVSVKREEIIANSLKAIEESPKIDALRVQITRAGVKVLRGGAKGEEFGTRSAELKGSYELPDIITELQDATSLTRKTIVDILAGSGRLAEFINNPNDFIAMVKRALKAELGKIIVEGIKYERIAGSVYELRDLQADGLEEKERFLDQMYQVKNTQKTDFDYVVYDSDIERQFAEKLDSREDVKMFMKLPGKFKIDTPVGPYNPDWAIIKHEDGEDRVYMIRETKSTLDDSKLRPSELAKIKSAKKHFAAIGIEDYDRSAPENWNL, translated from the coding sequence ATGGACAGCGTGATGAGTCGGCCGGGATTCCAATTCGATGCCAGTCAGCCGTACCAGCTCGATGCGATCCTATCGGTCGTCGATCTCTTCGATGGGCAGCCAAAAGATGTAGAGAAGCTCGTCACGACCTTGCGCGGTGCTGCAATGCTACCGAAGTCAGATCAGATGGCGCTCGATATTGATCTAACACAGGAGGTTGGCGCTGTAGGCAATAAATTAGTGCTTGATCGCGACCTGCTACTCGCGAATCTTCAGCGGGTGCAGGATCTCAACGGCCTAGAGGTTTCGGGAGATCTTTTCGGAGAGGCACTCGACTTCGATGTTGAAATGGAGACTGGAACTGGCAAAACCTATGTCTACCTCCGCACCATCTTCGAGTTGGCAGAGAAGTACAACTTTACGAAGTTTGTAATTCTTGTACCGAGCGTCGCCATTCGCGAAGGCGTCCTTACCAGCATTCGAATGATGAGGGAGCACTTCAACGGCCTCTACCCCAGCCACCCTTTCGATGCGTCAGTGTACAGCGGGAAGAGCGCGGAAGAAGTCCAGCCCTTCGCTACGTCGACGAATGTGCAGATCATGATCATGACGATCGACTCGATCCGCGGCAACGCGAACACTCGGATAATTCACCAGACTCGCGACAAACTGAATGGCCTACGGCCGCTCGACTACCTGAAGGCAACTCACCCGGTGGTGATCATGGATGAGCCACAGAACATGGAGTCGCAACTCTCTCAGTCGGCTATCGGTGATCTCGATCCTGCCTTCACGCTACGCTATAGCGCCACCCACAAAACGCAGCGGAACGTTGTCTATCGGCTCGACCCGGTAGACGCTCACGACCTCGGGCTAGTCAAACAGATTGTGGTCGCTGAAGTTCAGCAGCAGGGCTCGGACGCCACTCCGTACATCAAACTGATCGAAGTCAAGCGGGAGCCGACGTGGACTGCGCGATTGGAGTTGTCGTCTCGGAAAGCCGACGGCTCGCTGGAACGTCGCGTTCTCAATGTGAAACCGCATCAGGAGCTATCCGACGAGCGCCTTACCAACAACTCTATTTATGAGGGGTGGCGTGTCAATGAGATAAGTCTCGAACCTGCTTACGTCGACCTAACGGCGCACGGCTTTCTTCATGAAGGCGAAAGCATCGGCGGCTCCAGCGGCGCAATCTACAAGGAGATGATACGCGAGACAGTTCGCGAGCATCTGCGAAAGGAATCGATGCTGCGGGACAAGGGCATCAAGGTGCTAAGCCTATTCTTCGTCGATAAGGTGGCCAGTTTTCTCGGCGACGGTGCAAGCAATGAAGACGCCAACGGCGACTTTGTTAAATGGTTCGATGAGGTGTTCGTCGAGGAACGGGCCAAATCTGCTCGTTACCAGGAGCTGCTACCTCAATCACCAAGCGAACTTCGACGGGCGTACTTCTCGCAGATCAAGCGAGGCAAGACCACCAGATTTCAGGACAGCAGCGGCCTTAGCCGGGCAGATGACGATACCTACGAACTGATCATGCAGGCCAAGGAACGATTGCTTGACGAGGCCGAGCCAGTGCGTTTCATCTTCAGCCACTCCGCACTTCGTGAAGGTTGGGACAATCCGAACGTCTTCCAGATCTGCACACTTCGAGAGATGGGTGCCGAAACTGAGCGGCGACAGACCATCGGTCGTGGACTCCGGCTGCCAGTCGCCAAGACCACCGAGGGCTTCACCCGCGTAGCGGACCAGGGGATCGCAACGCTCACCGTAATCGCAAACGAATCGTACCGCGCGTTCGCCAAAAGCCTGCAGAACGAGTACAAGATAGCCGGAGTGGAAATCGGGCGCGTGCGAGTGAGCGAATTCTCTAAGATTCCTCGGCACGCTCAAGATGGCTCAGTCACCGACGAATTGTTCGGGTATACGCGGTCGAAGGAAGTCTTCGACCACCTCACCCAGAACGGTTTCCTAGCCGATGGCCAGGTGACGTCCAAGTTTCTGCCAAATACTTTCCAGTTCTCGCTCGATCTACCGGTGTACCTCGAAGACTACGAGAACCAGATCATCGACCTCATCCGCCGGACGAGCATCGAACGGTACGTCAAGCCGAAGAACAATCGTCACCCGCGCGCGCTCAATAAGCAGCTCTACGCAAGCACGGACTTTGAAGAATTCTGGCATGCCATCAGCCGCAAGACGAGCTACCGGGTCAGTGTCAAGCGAGAAGAGATTATCGCGAACTCGTTGAAAGCAATTGAGGAGTCACCGAAGATCGACGCCCTACGTGTTCAGATCACACGCGCCGGCGTGAAAGTGCTCCGTGGCGGCGCGAAGGGCGAAGAGTTTGGTACTCGGTCAGCGGAGCTGAAGGGGAGCTACGAACTCCCGGATATCATCACCGAACTGCAGGACGCGACTTCCCTCACTCGCAAGACCATTGTTGACATTCTGGCTGGATCGGGACGTCTAGCGGAGTTCATCAACAACCCGAATGACTTCATCGCGATGGTCAAACGTGCCCTTAAAGCTGAACTCGGCAAGATCATCGTCGAAGGAATTAAATACGAGAGGATCGCCGGCTCCGTTTACGAGTTGCGTGATTTGCAAGCGGATGGCCTTGAGGAGAAGGAACGCTTCCTTGATCAGATGTATCAGGTAAAGAACACGCAAAAGACTGACTTCGACTACGTCGTTTACGACTCCGATATCGAACGTCAATTCGCCGAGAAGCTCGATTCTCGGGAGGACGTCAAAATGTTTATGAAGTTGCCAGGTAAGTTCAAGATCGATACGCCAGTCGGGCCATACAACCCAGACTGGGCAATTATTAAGCACGAAGACGGCGAAGATCGCGTCTACATGATCCGCGAAACCAAGAGCACACTTGACGACTCGAAGTTGCGGCCGAGCGAGCTTGCCAAGATCAAGTCCGCAAAGAAGCACTTTGCCGCGATTGGAATTGAGGACTACGACCGCTCAGCACCCGAGAACTGGAATCTCTAA
- a CDS encoding heparan-alpha-glucosaminide N-acetyltransferase domain-containing protein, giving the protein MANERESAVTTAPAPAAKVRIDALDWARGWMLVASLGVNSAIISIPLLGHASWASVMPIDLIFPLFVTLAGCGMAFAFHRRVEPWGVVRRALVLLALGLGYNAVVDATTSLSELRFTGVLQLYAVVIMVMAVLHLVTRSWRGWAVLTILLAVAHTALLSLFARSCVATLLTPECNPSGPLDSLLFGASHIYTNGVAGHDPEGIIAIMGALVSTAAGATLGHLILHFRTSEATSSTRIPITTVPIALAITALLGLAAALWLGSDLLAGGPVPPMKRLWTAPFALSIAAIAALLLWLGQLALPSSKFRTERQSRVWMPWVALGRNSLLAYFGSHLLMALLNRPLSNGTSITGAFASMFPSALLAQLVWTTVWVGLWVVLAVVLHRRGWYVKP; this is encoded by the coding sequence ATGGCTAACGAGCGCGAGTCGGCCGTCACCACTGCACCGGCACCGGCGGCGAAGGTTCGCATCGACGCGCTCGACTGGGCGCGAGGATGGATGCTCGTCGCGAGCTTGGGCGTCAACAGCGCCATCATCTCGATCCCGCTGCTCGGTCATGCGTCGTGGGCAAGCGTCATGCCCATCGACCTCATTTTCCCGCTATTCGTGACCCTCGCAGGGTGCGGAATGGCCTTCGCGTTCCATCGCCGGGTTGAACCGTGGGGTGTGGTGCGGCGCGCACTCGTGCTGCTCGCCCTCGGGCTCGGCTACAACGCGGTCGTCGATGCCACCACGTCTCTTTCAGAGTTGCGGTTCACGGGGGTGCTTCAGCTTTATGCGGTGGTGATCATGGTGATGGCTGTGCTGCATCTGGTCACGCGCAGTTGGCGCGGGTGGGCTGTGCTGACCATCCTGCTCGCCGTCGCGCACACCGCATTGTTGTCACTCTTTGCCCGTTCATGCGTTGCGACATTGCTCACGCCCGAGTGCAACCCATCTGGTCCCCTCGATTCGCTCCTCTTTGGCGCCTCGCACATCTATACGAACGGTGTCGCCGGGCACGACCCCGAGGGCATCATCGCGATCATGGGTGCTCTCGTGTCGACGGCTGCCGGTGCCACTCTTGGCCACCTGATTCTGCATTTCCGCACGAGTGAAGCGACGAGCTCAACGCGCATCCCGATCACGACCGTGCCGATCGCCCTCGCGATCACGGCTCTACTGGGACTCGCAGCGGCGCTGTGGCTCGGCTCCGACCTGCTGGCCGGCGGCCCGGTTCCCCCGATGAAGCGACTATGGACAGCGCCTTTCGCTCTGAGCATCGCGGCAATCGCTGCCTTGCTTCTTTGGTTGGGACAACTGGCTCTGCCATCGAGCAAATTCCGAACCGAACGGCAAAGCAGGGTGTGGATGCCGTGGGTCGCGTTGGGGCGAAACAGCCTGTTGGCCTACTTCGGTTCGCACCTTCTGATGGCGCTGCTCAACCGTCCGCTCTCTAACGGAACGTCGATCACGGGCGCGTTCGCCAGCATGTTTCCGTCGGCACTTCTTGCGCAACTGGTGTGGACGACAGTGTGGGTCGGGCTGTGGGTAGTGCTCGCTGTCGTGCTTCACCGTCGCGGTTGGTACGTGAAACCATGA
- a CDS encoding NUDIX hydrolase — protein MEIYRDSHDRALTDYPRPSVAVDTAVLTVPPGAALSVLLVRTGDDWRLPGTFLHEGERLADAVLRSLQIKAGVSGLSPRQLHVFDDPTRDNRGWVLSVAHLDVVPWSRLSVDAALARVVPVTDVGTLPYGHNEILDRAVATLRSSYASAPDPLHLLDGAFTLRQLQDLHEAVAGEPLMRDSFRRAMEPRLAATGEVAAGTVGKPARLFVRASPA, from the coding sequence ATGGAGATCTACCGCGACTCGCACGACCGAGCCCTCACCGACTACCCGAGGCCCTCCGTCGCCGTCGACACCGCCGTGCTGACCGTCCCGCCGGGCGCCGCTCTCAGCGTGCTGCTTGTGCGCACCGGCGACGACTGGCGCCTCCCCGGCACCTTCCTCCACGAGGGGGAGAGGCTCGCGGATGCCGTGCTGCGCTCGCTGCAGATCAAGGCCGGCGTCTCAGGGTTGTCGCCCCGCCAACTCCACGTCTTCGACGACCCCACTCGCGACAATCGCGGCTGGGTGCTCTCTGTCGCGCACCTCGATGTGGTGCCGTGGTCGCGCCTCAGCGTCGACGCGGCCTTGGCGCGAGTGGTGCCGGTGACGGATGTTGGCACCCTGCCTTACGGGCACAACGAGATCCTCGACCGCGCGGTGGCCACGCTGCGCTCAAGCTATGCGTCGGCGCCCGATCCGCTCCACCTCTTGGACGGCGCTTTCACGCTCCGCCAGCTCCAGGACCTGCACGAGGCGGTCGCCGGTGAGCCGCTCATGCGCGACAGCTTCCGTCGCGCGATGGAACCCCGGCTCGCGGCGACGGGCGAGGTCGCCGCTGGCACTGTGGGGAAGCCTGCGCGGTTGTTTGTGCGAGCGTCACCGGCCTAG